One genomic segment of Brassica napus cultivar Da-Ae chromosome A3, Da-Ae, whole genome shotgun sequence includes these proteins:
- the LOC106437824 gene encoding katanin p60 ATPase-containing subunit A-like 2: MATDEPSPSRWSFLFGRKKLSEEQQEDGPSNTKEEPSQVVTNPVQEEGNTGLANGIREKPKKSMFPPFESAETRALAESLSRDIIRGNPNVKWESIKGLENAKRLLKEAVVMPIKYPSYFNGLLSPWKGILLFGPPGTGKTMLAKAVATECNTTFFNISASSVVSKWRGDSEKLIRVLFDLAKHHAPSTIFLDEIDAIISQRGGEGRSEHEASRRLKTELLIQMDGLQKTNELVFVLAATNLPWELDAAMLRRLEKRILVPLPDPEARRGMFEMLLPSQPGDEPLPHDVLVEKSEGYSGSDIRILCKEAAMQPLRRTLAVLEDTEDIVPEDELPKVGAILPEDIDRALSNTRPSAHLHAHLYDKFNDDYGSHILK; the protein is encoded by the exons ATGGCGACCGACGAGCCCTCTCCCTCTCGCTGGAGCTTTCTG TTTGGGAGGAAGAAGCTGTCTGAAGAACAACAAGAAGATGGACCATCCAACACCAAGGAAGAACCTTCCCAAGTCGTCACCAATCCAGTTCAG GAGGAGGGTAACACTGGCTTGGCCAATGGGATTCGAGAGAAGCC GAAAAAGTCAATGTTTCCACCTTTTGAATCAGCAGAAACTCGTGCTCTGGCGGAGAGTTTGAGCAG GGATATCATACGTGGGAATCCAAATGTCAAGTGGGAAAGCATCAAGGGCTTAGAGAACGCTAAAAGGTTGCTCAAAGAAGCTGTTGTCATGCCTATCAAATACCCCTC CTACTTTAATGGTCTACTATCTCCATGGAAAGGGATTCTTCTCTTTGGTCCACCTGGTACTGGAAAG ACTATGCTTGCAAAGGCTGTTGCTACAGAGTGTAACACAACATTCTTCAATATCTCAGCCTCATCTGTTGTTAGCAAATGGAGAG gtGATTCTGAGAAGTTGATAAGAGTGCTGTTTGATCTAGCTAAGCATCACGCACCTTCGACTATATTTCTTGATGAAATCGACGCAATCATAAGCCAACGCGGTGGTGAAGGCCGTAGTGAACATGAAGCAAGCAGGCGTCTCAAAACTGAGTTGCTCATTCAG ATGGATGGGTTACAGAAAACAAATGAGCTCGTGTTTGTTTTAGCAGCGACTAATCTCCCTTGGGAACTAGATGCAGCTATGCTCCGGCGACTAGAGAAAAGA ATTCTTGTACCTTTACCTGATCCGGAAGCAAGAAGAGGAATGttcgagatgctcttgccttcaCAACCGGGAGATGAGCCATTGCCTCATGATGTGCTGGTTGAGAAATCAGAGGGCTACTCTGGTTCGGATATTCGGATACTTTGTAAGGAAGCTGCCATGCAGCCATTGAGACGCACATTGGCTGTATTGGAAGACACAGAAGATATTGTGCCTGaagatg AGTTGCCAAAAGTGGGAGCTATACTACCAGAAGATATTGATAGAGCGCTGAGTAACACTCGACCATCGGCTCATCTGCACGCCCATCTCTACGACAAGTTCAACGATGATTACGGTAGCCATATCCTTAAATAA
- the LOC106437826 gene encoding solanesyl diphosphate synthase 3, chloroplastic/mitochondrial isoform X2, which produces MVVAEVPKLASAAEYFFKRGVEGKQFRPTILLLMATALNVRVPEALAAESADVVSSELRVRQRGIAEITEMIHVASLLHDDVLDDADTRRGVGSLNFVMGNKISVLAGDFLLSRACVALAALKNTEVVSLLATVVEHLVTGETMQMTSTTDQRHSMDYYMQKTYYKTASLISNSCKAVALLAGQSAEVAMLAFEYGKNLGLAFQLIDDVLDFTGTSASLGKGSLSDIRHGIITAPILFAMEEFPQLRNVVGQLEKDPTNVDIALEYLGKSNGIQRTRELAMEHANLAAAAIGSLPETDDEDVKRSRRALIDLTHRVITRNK; this is translated from the exons ATGGTAGTTGCCGAG GTTCCGAAGCTTGCTTCTGCGGCTGAATACTTCTTCAAAAGGGGTGTGGAAGGCAAACAGTTTCGTCCAACT ATTTTGCTGTTGATGGCGACTGCTCTGAATGTACGTGTACCAGAAGCATTGGCTGCTGAATCAGCAGATGTAGTCTCATCAGAGTTACGTGTAAGGCAACGGGGTATTGCTGAAATCACCGAGATGATACAT GTTGCAAGCCTACTGCATGATGATGTCTTAGATGATGCTGATACAAGGCGTGGTGTTGGTTCCTTAAACTTTGTAATGGGTAACAAG ATATCGGTATTAGCAGGAGACTTTTTGCTTTCTCGGGCTTGTGTGGCTCTTGCTGCTCTTAAAAACACAGAG GTTGTATCGTTGCTTGCAACTGTTGTAGAACATCTTGTTACCGGTGAAACCATGCAAATGACTAGCACAACTGATCAGCGTCATAG TATGGACTACTATATGCAGAAGACGTATTATAAGACGGCATCACTAATCTCAAACAGCTGCAAAGCAGTTGCATTACTCGCTGGGCAATCAGCAGAAGTTGCCATGTTAGCTTTTGAATACGGGAAGAATCTG GGCTTGGCGTTCCAATTGATAGACGACGTTCTTGACTTCACCGGCACATCTGCGTCTCTCGGGAAGGGATCCTTATCAGATATCCGACATGGGATCATAACAGCTCCAATCCTCTTTGCCATGGAGGAGTTTCCTCAACTACGCAATGTTGTTGGTCAACTTGAAAAAGATCCAACGAACGTTGACATT GCTTTAGAGTATCTTGGGAAGAGCAATGGGATACAAAGGACAAGAGAGTTAGCTATGGAACATGCGAATCTCGCAGCAGCAGCAATTGGGTCTCTACCTGAAACAGACGATGAAGATGTCAAAAGATCGAGGCGGGCACTTATTGACTTGACACATAGAGTCATCACCAGAAACAAGTGA
- the LOC106437827 gene encoding nitrate regulatory gene2 protein-like has product MGCAASSIDNEEKVLVCRQRKRLMKKLLVFRGDFADAQLAYLRALRNTGVTLRQFTESESLELENTSYGLSFPSPPPTLPPSPPHPPTLPPPPPPPPFSPDLRKPEADEEEEGAAEIDGNVDGSGATPPPPLPNSWNLWNPFESLELDSHPNGDDVGTQLDLKKKQKFQQAEEENWAETKTEFEEEDEQQEAVDLSVQQIEAVGGSEVKKPRRLTFKLEEVMDDNSSMTSCYGKDLENTDCRIRRTLEGIIKELDDYFLKASGCEKEIAVIVDINSRDSVDPFRYQETRRKRSSSAKVFSALSWSWSSKSLQMGKDATTSGTVEPCRPGAHCSTLEKLYTAEKKLYQLVKNKEMAKVEHERKSALLQKQDGEAYDLSKMEKTRLSLESLETEIQRLEDSITETCSCVLNLINEELYPQLVALTSGLAHMWKTMLKCHQLQVHISQQLNHLQDYPSIDLSSEYKRQAVNQLETEVTSWYNSFCKLVNSQREYVKTLFTWIQLTDRLSKEDNQRTSLPVAARKLCKEWQLVFEKLPDQVTSEAIKSFLMAIKSVINQQTEEYNLRRKWNKLETRLEKELVSLAEMERRLEGMSAMEEDANSTSLGSKHPLLIKQAKIEALKKRVDVEKTKYLNSVEVSKRMTLDNLKSSLPNVFQVLTALATVFAKGFESIHGLTATDVSNTSQDSDETKP; this is encoded by the exons ATGGGGTGTGCTGCTTCAAGCATTGACAATGAAGAAAAGGTTTTGGTGTGTAGGCAGAGAAAGAGGCTAATGAAGAAGTTATTAGTGTTCAGGGGAGATTTTGCAGATGCACAGTTGGCTTATCTTAGAGCTTTGAGGAACACTGGTGTCACTCTCAGGCAGTTCACTGAGTCTGAGTCCTTGGAGCTTGAGAACACTAGTTATGGCTTAAGTTTTCCTTCTCCGCCTCCTACATTGCCTCCTTCTCCGCCTCATCCTCCTACCTtgcctcctccaccacctcctcctccttttAGCCCGGATTTGAGAAAGCCTGAGgctgatgaggaagaagagggtgCTGCAGAGATTGATGGTAATGTTGATGGAAGTGGTGCAACACCTCCACCTCCATTGCCGAACTCTTGGAACTTGTGGAACCCGTTTGAGTCACTGGAGCTGGATAGCCATCCGAATGGTGATGATGTAGGTACACAACTTGACctgaagaagaaacagaagTTTCAGCAAGCTGAAGAGGAGAACTGGGCAGAGACGAAGACTGAgtttgaggaagaagatgagcaaCAAGAAGCAGTTGATTTAAGTGTTCAGCAAATAGAAGCCGTTGGTGGGTCTGAAGTGAAGAAGCCACGGCGTCTGACGTTTAAACTGGAAGAAGTTATGGACGATAACTCATCGATGACAAGCTGCTATGGCAAAGATCTGGAGAACACTGATTGTAGGATCAGGAGGACCTTAGAAGGGATCATCAAGGAGTTGGATGATTACTTTCTAAAAGCTTCTGGCTGCGAGAAGGAGATAGCTGTGATAGTAGACATCAACAGTAGAGATAGTGTTGATCCGTTCAGGTACCAGGAAACAAGAA GGAAAAGAAGCAGCTCTGCAAAGGTATTCAGTGCATTGTCATGGAGCTGGTCCTCAAAGTCTCTTCAGATGGGCAAAGATGCTACAACAAGCGGTACTGTTGAGCCCTGCAGGCCTGGAGCTCACTGCAGCACACTTGAGAAGCTATACACAGCTGAGAAGAAACTTTACCAGCTTGTCAAA AACAAAGAAATGGCCAAAGTGGAGCATGAGAGGAAGTCTGCGTTACTGCAAAAGCAAGATGGAGAAGCCTATGATTTGAGCAAGATGGAGAAGACTCGCTTGTCTTTGGAGAGTTTGGAAACCGAGATTCAGCGTCTAGAAGATTCCATAACTGAGACATGCTCATGTGTGCTGAACTTAATCAATGAGGAGCTGTATCCTCAGCTCGTTGCTTTAACCTCCGG ACTAGCACACATGTGGAAAACAATGCTCAAGTGCCATCAACTCCAAGTTCATATATCCCAGCAACTGAACCATCTTCAAGATTACCCGAGCATAGATCTCAGTTCGGAATACAAACGCCAGGCGGTTAATCAACTAGAGACCGAGGTTACTAGCTGGTACAATAGTTTCTGCAAGTTAGTAAATTCTCAGCGAGAATACGTGAAAACACTCTTTACGTGGATCCAACTTACTGATCGCCTCTCTAAAGAAGACAACCAAAGAACCAGCTTGCCTGTTGCTGCTCGTAAGCTCTGCAAAGAATGGCAGCTTGTCTTTGAAAAGCTCCCTGATCAG GTAACCTCAGAGGCCATTAAAAGCTTTCTGATGGCAATCAAATCTGTTATTAATCAACAAACTGAGGAGTACAACTTGCGGAGGAAATGGAATAAACTTGAAACAAGGCTGGAGAAAGAGCTAGTTTCACTAGCTGAGATGGAAAGAAGGCTCGAGGGTATGTCAGCAATGGAAGAGGACGCAAACTCAACGAGTCTGGGGTCTAAGCATCCGTTGTTAATCAAACAAGCCAAGATCGAAGCCTTGAAAAAACGAGTGGACGTTGAGAAAACCAAGTACTTGAACTCGGTTGAGGTCAGTAAGAGAATGACACTGGACAACCTCAAATCAAGCCTTCCCAATGTCTTTCAGGTGCTGACTGCTCTGGCAACTGTCTTTGCCAAAGGGTTTGAATCCATTCATGGACTAACCGCTACAGATGTTTCCAACACATCCCAAGATTCTGATGAAACTAAACCCTAA
- the LOC111214579 gene encoding protein TIFY 5B — MEMQSNCDLELRLHHPPSYDSSSSEIPQPNQEPQICVPSDLIHLQAKAILSLASRDMEERSDGSDPSIIPNNMNRVHHQKTSTKRSLRSFLQKRNVRIQASSPYRRFPITLFM, encoded by the coding sequence ATGGAGATGCAAAGCAACTGCGACTTGGAGCTTCGCCTTCATCATCCTCCTTCTTATGATTCAAGCAGCTCCGAAATTCCACAACCAAATCAAGAACCTCAGATATGTGTTCCTTCAGATCTTATCCATCTCCAAGCAAAAGCTATACTATCACTAGCGAGTAGGGATATGGAAGAGAGATCAGACGGCTCAGATCCTTCAATAATTCCAAACAATATGAATCGAGTTCATCATCAGAAGACCTCTACGAAGAGATCTCTTCGTAGTTTTCTTCAGAAACGTAATGTTCGGATTCAGGCTTCTTCTCCTTACCGCCGGTTCCCAATAACTTTGTTTATGTGA
- the LOC106437826 gene encoding solanesyl diphosphate synthase 3, chloroplastic/mitochondrial isoform X1 — protein MLFTRGISRISSKFLRNRSFSQSLLASHRLLAIIPELGHSCSDSTTTHKGYVCRGSTYSFKSPLFGGFTHHHLYHQSSSVVEEELDPFSLVADELSLLSNKLRAMVVAEVPKLASAAEYFFKRGVEGKQFRPTILLLMATALNVRVPEALAAESADVVSSELRVRQRGIAEITEMIHVASLLHDDVLDDADTRRGVGSLNFVMGNKISVLAGDFLLSRACVALAALKNTEVVSLLATVVEHLVTGETMQMTSTTDQRHSMDYYMQKTYYKTASLISNSCKAVALLAGQSAEVAMLAFEYGKNLGLAFQLIDDVLDFTGTSASLGKGSLSDIRHGIITAPILFAMEEFPQLRNVVGQLEKDPTNVDIALEYLGKSNGIQRTRELAMEHANLAAAAIGSLPETDDEDVKRSRRALIDLTHRVITRNK, from the exons ATGTTATTCACGAGGGGTATTTCTCGGATCTCTTCCAAGTTTCTGAGAAACCGCAGCTTCTCTCAGTCACTTCTCGCCTCTCACCGCCTCCTCGCAATCATTCCCGAGCTGGGTCACTCTTGTTCCGACTCTACTACTACACACAAG GGTTACGTTTGCAGAGGATCTACTTATTCATTCAAATCTCCTCTTTTTGGTGGTTTTACACATCATCATCTCTATCACCAGAGCAGCTCAGTTGTTGAG GAGGAGCTTGACCCGTTTTCGCTTGTAGCTGATGAGTTGTCACTTCTTAGTAATAAGTTGAGGGCGATGGTAGTTGCCGAG GTTCCGAAGCTTGCTTCTGCGGCTGAATACTTCTTCAAAAGGGGTGTGGAAGGCAAACAGTTTCGTCCAACT ATTTTGCTGTTGATGGCGACTGCTCTGAATGTACGTGTACCAGAAGCATTGGCTGCTGAATCAGCAGATGTAGTCTCATCAGAGTTACGTGTAAGGCAACGGGGTATTGCTGAAATCACCGAGATGATACAT GTTGCAAGCCTACTGCATGATGATGTCTTAGATGATGCTGATACAAGGCGTGGTGTTGGTTCCTTAAACTTTGTAATGGGTAACAAG ATATCGGTATTAGCAGGAGACTTTTTGCTTTCTCGGGCTTGTGTGGCTCTTGCTGCTCTTAAAAACACAGAG GTTGTATCGTTGCTTGCAACTGTTGTAGAACATCTTGTTACCGGTGAAACCATGCAAATGACTAGCACAACTGATCAGCGTCATAG TATGGACTACTATATGCAGAAGACGTATTATAAGACGGCATCACTAATCTCAAACAGCTGCAAAGCAGTTGCATTACTCGCTGGGCAATCAGCAGAAGTTGCCATGTTAGCTTTTGAATACGGGAAGAATCTG GGCTTGGCGTTCCAATTGATAGACGACGTTCTTGACTTCACCGGCACATCTGCGTCTCTCGGGAAGGGATCCTTATCAGATATCCGACATGGGATCATAACAGCTCCAATCCTCTTTGCCATGGAGGAGTTTCCTCAACTACGCAATGTTGTTGGTCAACTTGAAAAAGATCCAACGAACGTTGACATT GCTTTAGAGTATCTTGGGAAGAGCAATGGGATACAAAGGACAAGAGAGTTAGCTATGGAACATGCGAATCTCGCAGCAGCAGCAATTGGGTCTCTACCTGAAACAGACGATGAAGATGTCAAAAGATCGAGGCGGGCACTTATTGACTTGACACATAGAGTCATCACCAGAAACAAGTGA
- the LOC106437825 gene encoding rRNA-processing protein UTP23 homolog: MRVKRQKKNRRTVRFFTVCFGFRQPFKVLCDGTFVHHLVSREITPADTVISELLGGPVKLFTTRCVVAELQKLGKDYSESLEAAQMLSTATCEHDEAKPADECLSEVLGSKNSEHFFLGTQDAVFRKKLQMESIVPLLYGLNNSLQIDQPSDFQREVAKDSERKRLTMTDAEKRMLEKQTARILASNIGEGTAEEDKWETPRVFSSRNGLGVKDKPQFKRNRAKGPNPLSCMKKKKVNDAKKPQSKPKAESRSGAQEVKKGEGGGEKRTRKRSRKGKAGPDRT, encoded by the exons aTGAGAGTGAAGAGGCAGAAGAAGAACAGGAGAACCGTGAGATTCTTCACCGTATGTTTCGGGTTCCGACAGCCTTTCAAAGTCCTTTGCGACGGAACCTTCGTCCACCATCTCGTGTCTCGCGAGATCACTCCCGCAGACACTGTCATCTCCGAGCTCCTAGGAGGTCCCGTCAAGCTCTTCACGACCAGGTGTGTGGTTGCGGAGTTGCAGAAACTGGGTAAAGATTACTCCGAGTCTCTCGAGGCTGCTCAGATGCTTAGCACTGCTAC GTGTGAGCACGATGAGGCAAAACCAGCAGACGAGTGTTTATCAGAGGTACTCGGATCCAAAAACTCGGAGCATTTCTTTCTCGGTACTCAGGACGCCGTTTTTAGGAAAAAGCTTCAGATG GAGTCTATCGTTCCACTATTGTATGGTCTGAATAACAGTCTGCAGATCGACCAACCTTCTGATTTCCAACGTGAGGTCGCAAAAGACTCTGAAAGAAAGAGGTTGACCATGACGGATGCGGAGAAGAGGATGTTGGAGAAACAGACTGCGAGGATCTTAGCTTCTAATATAGGAGAAGGAACAGCTGAAGAGGATAAATGGGAAACGCCGCGAGTGTTCAGTTCAAGAAATGGACTCGGTGTTAAGGATAAACCCCAATTCAAGCGAAATAGAGCAAAG GGACCAAACCCACTTTCATGCATGAAGAAAAAGAAGGTGAACGATGCCAAGAAACCTCAATCAAAGCCCAAAGCTGAATCGAGATCTGGTGCACAAGAG GTAAAGAAAGGTGAAGGCGGTGGAGAAAAGAGGACAAGAAAACGGTCCAGAAAAGGAAAAGCTGGTCCGGATAGAACCTGA